tatactccctccgtcccgctttaggagtcccggtttattaattttgggcgtcccgctttaggagtcccggttagtataaattaataaaaaatacctagaaagtgttaaaagtgttaatagtgggtcccaacatccactacaactaataaaaaagtgttaaaagtgggtctcaacatccactataaaatttatttattggacactaagtggatcccaacatccactacaacatttatttattacacacttaaacacttttttcttaaaacatgtgcccgactcaaccaggactcctaaagcgggacggagggagtactataataaaaaatgagtttgagtttgagtttgatgtaAATGGTTGAAGACAGTCTCAGTTCAGATGatttgtcatttaattttgGCTCTGCTggacaagaaggtggaaggCTCACCATCTTCGCGGCCACCACGATGAGTGATCCGACCACAACATCGACCTGATTGGCACCGGCGAGTACACTCTCACTTCTTCAGAAAGACCAAATTCCTAAATATAGTTTCTCTAGCCGAGGCATTATCTCGGGAATAAAAATGATGGTGGTTAGGATTTTACAACTCACTGTTTTAAAAACAAGGGTTTGGACAATTAAACTAGTGCTTTTTCCAACTGTCCAGTGCTTATAGCCTATGTTAACCAAATAAGAATCAGAGAATTGACGTCAAGAAAAGATGCAACGGAAAATGAGAGTTTGAAGTCTTTAGTTTTGAGGGGTATcagaaaaaaacaagaaaaaatttataaaattctaGAATGAGTACATGGATGGACAGTAGATTAAGGAATTAAGTGCAAGAACAGAGCATGAGTTAGTAGTAGACACTGTGGCTGGGACGACCCACGATTTAGCTGACCATTGGTTCAGGACTGGCGGCAGACAAAATATCCAACAGGGAATCCTTTGCTTCCAGCTCTTCATGCCATAAGGGAAGAGTGTTGCCTGGGTAGAACTTCCGCGAAACCCCGTCTTTGTTAATCTGCAATAACCACCCCAAAAACTATCAGATTTCTACAGCCCTCTATATCTTGTGTCACAACAATAATAGCTTTTCTGATAGAAGAATGGGGTATCATTTGTAGAGAAGATAAATGttggttttaacttttaagccTTAACTAAAAAACACCCTTTTCATAGGGGCTACACACTCTCACATCAACTCTTCTAGCTGACTCAACCTCCGACCTAATAATACTGGTTGAAATTGGGGGAAACATCTTACAGACTGAGTCTGTGCTAGTTGTCAAAAACACCCATAAGTATATTTCTAGAACTTTTCATTTGCAGAGTTGGGCAATAACTATATGCACTTAATTTAAACTAGGCAGAATATAGGTGGAGCAGACAACGCAGCACGTCtgagatttaatttttccaaCTTTAAACGGGGGGTGGGTCATAATGTAACCAGGAAGAATACTGCATTATCAAAAAGGTACTCACAGTCACTGTTCGAACAACACCACCACTGGCACCATCACGAGCTATTGCAAGAGAGACTGCTTTAACGACTAGTTTCTGTGAAGATGTCAAAAAATCCAAACggttacataataaaaaaaaagaatttattgCAGAAGGTAGcaaaattatgagaataatAGAATACATGAACATCTCTTAAGAAATTTATAGTTGATCAAGGAGAAAAGCATGCGCAGGATCTTAGTTATATAAGGAAAGTATGAATACTGAGATCTTAATCAGCCGGAACTTAAAGAGTCACAGATTAGAAGCTAGTGAGCGAAGGAGAGTTCCATGTTCCAACACCTATTTCTCAGAACAGATTCTCTAAAGTCTTGCAAGTTCATAAGAATTCGGACAAAACACAAACCTCAGCTTCATCCTGTGTCATCCCTTCCTTCCATACTTGGTCAAAGAAACCATACAGATACGATGAGCCAGATCCTGAGATAAAAAGATAGAATTGCTATATAAAATCTGCCTCCATGAGTAAGGGAGAAATATTAAACCTGACATGCAACAATGCAAGTTGAAACCAGGAAGCAGAGGCTTTACATTGAGAAATTCAGCTAGTGAAAACTAGAAAATTTTAGCCCTACTTATTGTGAAACCAGcaccaacaaaaatatatggaCTAAAGGATCTTCAAGAAACTTAATATACAAGGATAGAAATAAGGATATGTGGAATAAAACATATTTCTGCATTCAAGTTTCGGCAAAACGTCTACCTAGATACTGCTACTAGTACAAAGCAACTGCTATTATGGTCAACAATATCAAAATCATGCTTATTTAGTATCATGGAGGCTACTAATTAAGGAGATATGGCTATATTGAACATCTGGGCGATTCTGAAATAGATTACAACCGGACAGAGCAGATATAGATCAAAAGATGGGATGGGAAACCTCCAATAGTGAAAGGCTGCTCCAACAAAGTTCCTCCGAGAGGTATTCCATAAATTTTACCACCTTCATACTTGTCCCACCCACCAACTATCAATCCAGTTTGCAACATGTTCTGCAAAATAAATAGGTTAGTGTAAACTCAACATTAGATACAAAATAGTATGCAGCTACTTCTAAAACAGTGAAACCCAgctaaaataaaagtacaaaGAACAAAACATCTTGgagagttttaaaaaaattatcgtCATATTGCTGTGACTCTTGGATAGTGCACATAAGATCACCAGCTTGAGTTGAAACATTTCTCTATTAACAAACATTCTggacttatttatttttgcatcGAGAAATTATACACTTCTTGTGGTCTAAGAAAGATTTGAATCTCTATAACAAAATTCAGTGGAGCAGAATGAACTGTTTTACTAATAAACATAAGGCAAATCTACttgcaattaatgaataatatgAACTATAAAAAGTGGATAACCTTTGCAGAAATTAGGACTTCACATGGTAAGCTTATCAGTAGCATTCATTCTCTCATGAAACATTGTTTTTTAAGGGAATCAGTTATATCTTGTTTAAAACCACCGTTTCGCAGCAATCATGAAGAGCCTACTCCAAATACTGCAAATACTGAATAACTAcattgttattttttcttgtgTGCCTactccaaaataattaatttaacaatttcaGCATTGCATATATATTGGAATAATGCGTGACAAATATATAGAATAATCTCCATCATCTTACTTCCATTTGAATTTACCAATGTGACAAAATTGCAAGGAGAATTATCTCATTAGGTACACAATTTTTCACTGCAAGAGGTTTTGTGGCCAATAGTCAAAGATTCTGATGCATGAGATCCAATTGCGTAAGAAAGATGATTTGCATTCAGTCACACAagctaataaaaaatgagaaatataataacaaaTTAGGGTTCCAGgatattttataataagaaGCAACAAATGCCCTTGTAGTTAGATAAAGAATGATGTTTTGTACATCGATTACTCTAATACTTGACTTGCTATGAACACAGAGATCAGTTGAATATAAGGGAGCATTGGCAGACCTTGTTATTGTAAGATACCATTCTGACAAGGTTTGCTGCAACTTTTACAGTTGCAGGCTGCCCAAGCTGTATCCTGCACCCATAAGCAATTAGAAGAGTGTCATCTTATTTAACACTTTTAGGAGTCCTTAATAACATATGCAACCAATTTAGTGAAACCCAGAGTAAGGGTGCCTATTAGCCTTTAAAACTGGGATATATAGATTCGTGCAACCTATGGAAGAAGTTCACTGTTCTTAAATTCTTAGGTACTGGGCTGGTTGTTTATagaacaacaaaataaacaatgaaTCAAGCGACAATATGTGATAGTTGTTATCTGGACTTACGTGTGTTGATGGAGGTAGTAACGAACATAGTCTGAAAGAACCTGAGAATCTGCAGCCTGATCAAAAGAATAAGGCCAATTGTGTTATTTTGATGAAGGGTTGGGAAATCTGTCCAATTATGCAGCTTATTTATCAAGGAGTGAGCTTATAGATAAAGCCACGATTTTGCACTAAAAGCCAAAAATGATGATACACTAAATTGTGAACGGCCATCACCATCATCAATAGGAATTGATATGAAAACGCAGTGGCACCAAAAGTGCAGAACATAACATAACAGAAGGAGGCAGTAAAGATGTAGCAGCAAGGCTCGGACATGTATACACAGCTTTTTCCCCATTAaagctactccctccgtcccctaagTGTGACGTATTCCTTTTTGATATACGTCCAAGCTAAGTGAGACCGTCTCCTTTTTTGACAATAATTAACTCACTTCTCCCTCTTAATTTATCCTCTCATCTATCCTACTTTGTctatctcttaatttattctctatttctctttcatactttacaCTCTCCCCTTctttactattaataatttaattataaacacCACTACCTAATTTTTTGTGCCAAAATAGAAACGTATTGCTCAGGCcgggagtacaatttttcgAATTCAGAGAGTACAAAAAAATTGgtagaaaattagagaaaagcAACACTAAATGTGCAAAACCAATTTCCAAACGaataaacgaaaaaaaaaaacgtgtgAAGCTCTCACCGAACCAGAGCGGCAAATGTAGACGTTGTCGGTTAACTGAGTGATCTTATCAGACGCCCTATTCGCCACATACATTCCTGCAAATACATCCATATAAGAAATACTTAATGacgacaaaaaaaaattgtacgaagtaacaaaaattgtttgaAGATAAAAGATACCGGTGCTGGTGCGAGAGTCGGCGCCCAAAACAACACCGCCATCGTATGTGACGCCGATGATGGTGGTTCCCATCGAGTGCGGagcgttgaggtcgttgtaaATTGAATCCATGATAATGCTCTGTTGAAGATCGATTTGAATATGTTTGAACTTGATGAATTAACAACAGAGAGTTTTGAGCTCGAAGAATTGGggaaaatatagaaaatatattaaaggAGTTTCGTGCTGCTAAAGATGCCTTGTAGTGTGATActatacaattttacccctcAATTTGTACGAATTAGTAATTGACCTCTAAATTCAACCAGATGTATAGCAATGGGATCATGTTTGGTTGCTAGAAATATACTTGAGAGagtaatttgatttgataaaaatttctgcatttattttgaattttaatcaaattacaaataatcacaattttttcgtattttaattaaattaaaaaaataatcagaattcttaaaacaaaaaaagtaatattccctccgtcccacaagaatatgcactctttcttttttagtccgtcccacaagaatatgcattttccatttagaaactattttctctctaataaggtgagactcattccatactaataatactttaattactttttctctctgcttctctcttactttactaattttgcattaaaactcgtgtcgaactCAAAGTGCATAATCTTTGGGGACAAAGGGGTATTTAACTTTCCAAGATTCTTGATACTAACTTccttatgtattttttttctagttgTATGATTCTTACATACTttctccgtccacaaaaaatagtcacaTTTGTggacgacacgagttttaattagaaattggtaaaataagatgaTCGAGAAAAAGtatgtaaaataagagagaaacaagaaagtgggtaaagtatgagagatgagagaaacATAGGTAAACTAGAAGAgagaaactttccatttttataaatggaactattttttgtggatatcacaagactatttttcgtagacgaatggagtattcACGTATTTAATGGAATATGGTGTATCCACGTATTTAATGGATACTTTGCCTCAACCGGGATCATGCTGCCCGGGAGATACTCGGACCACTCGCCAGCGGTCACGACGTTGTTCAGTAATATTGTGTCCTATCCCAAGCCTTTTAAGTTCTTTAACTTCAGGCTCATGCATGCAAATGCAAGGTTTAACGAGCATATGGACGAGAAATGGCACGTACCCCTTCCAGTAACGGCCCAATTTATGCTTGCCGAACGGGGTAAACAGTTCAAATCTCACCTCAAAGCCTTCAATTTCAAAGAATTCAACGAACTATCCAAGAGGGCAAAGGAAGTTGCTGAGACTTAGGTTGAGCTACAAAATGGTCAGATGCCGATACGGTTAACTTGGTGTTGAGAGAGCATATTAAGAGCCAAAGGCACCTGGCTTCTCACCTAGAAGAATCTAAAAGGGAGTTGTATGAACGGAAGGCCAAactcaaatactccctccttaGCGATCGGGGCGACGTTCTTCTCCTCTCTCAAATGGCTCAATCACAAGGGACCAGGGAGAGATTATCCAAGATTTTGTGGGATATTTTACATCACTTTTTGGAACGAAGAAGTAGGTCGTACCTATTGATGTCGATGTACTACGACAAGGGCNNNNNNNNNNNNNNNNNNNNNNNNNNNNNNNNNNNNNNNNNNNNNNNNNNNNNNNNNNNNNNNNNNNNNNNNNNNNNNNNNNNNNNNNNNNNNNNNNNNNTGACTCTTCTGCCCTTGTTTATGATCATCCCAgttatccttcttctccatctcgagccttttcttcggcatgcatcctggtcagtattgcactcTTTTAGCACTCTTTTCAACTGCGTCGTccgaatcgtctcctactgacttggatcccttaatcctgcacacttaagcaattgttttacaaataatacatgcatttcacgacatactgaccagtaaccaaggcttagaatacgacttatcactGTCTGACAAGTTCCGTAAGGGACTAAGGCACGAGATAAGAATGTCGTTGGCTAGTAGAGGGAGACTCCCCTACGCCGAAGCGTTAGCACTCGCATTGGATATTGAAGCAGCGATGCCTAGGGAGAGAGCCAAGGAGAACACTACACCGTCTTTACCTCCATCACATCACTCCCGAGAGAAAAGGAAGTAGGATAATACTAGGACTTCATACGACGGAAAACGGTACCAATGGAATCAACATCGGTCCCAACACGGAGGAGGATAACATACATCTAGCCAGAGAGGAGACTACCGAACCAGGGCGCAACAGTGCAATGTGTGCACTAAGTACCATTTCGGAGAATGCCGACATCAGAACGCCACCAAATGCTACACATGCGGAGGGAACGGTCACTACTCTAGGGAGTGCCCAAGTAATACGGGAGGATCAGGATCGAGGCAGAATGATCAGggtgttgggactaccgcagcggaagacacggaaaccaaacaggtcctagaacggatctatttaggtgattatgattcgactccaatttcatgcaattaacatagatctatagatataacatcaaataaacacatagtcatgcaatttgatgtagattcgattgttacctcattttgatccatcataggatcgaagttgctagctgcaccacccggagatccttggtttatcgaccgtgaatcttccaacctattccctagtccttgattctccatccgtgtgggcggatcttagatAATCAATATAGTCTTGATGAGATCTAGGAGGAACACTACACCAAACTATCTATCTCGATTCAATTCTATGGATTAGAATGAACAAGACAAGATCAAACCAAAACCCTAGATCTCCTTGTTCTATGGCTCGAAAATCGAGGCaagaaggagagagagaggccgaGTGAtcggcggctagggttagggtttagaGAGGTGACTTgtggtgtgctagggtttccacatctcatcactatttataatggacttgttgggctaggttggggatccatggaatgacttaagtgttgggctcacccattagataaattactaattaaatcaaatgacccatgatttaatatattatcaatggaatattattttattccactaaagaataatattgcactcccacttaaatcaccaaattacaaataacttgggtccattttattttataatatttcccgcgtttaagattatcttgatccatcaatttaattcttttgtctgctatgtgactagaattaaattaattctccaaagagtttttctagtttgaaactttatttattattcgtggaataaattccaactgcgcagttttctgaataataaattcctctttcaaacacctcttggggatcaccccttagggatttaatcataccacactgggcacgcgaattctatgaaataatattccaataccttcatgttattcaattactaccacccaagatatcatgaacttgagttacgtacaaactctcacatattgataagtcaaagtggcgtttgattgaataaacaatattgatattaatatcatagactagaaaatactaaactttctgaaatatattctttcagtagatagcaataaagaatacatttcggattagatcctttcagtgctttaccacaccgatgttactaatctcttcttaggtaagagagaagagagaattaGCACAAACAtcgcaaccgtaccaataggtagccaaagcctatttaggttgtgaatacgtttttcttcttactagatctggccaagtcccctactggaaaactcatgaggagattcatcgaatttccctacttgaccttcttagtaaaaagccttagacttgtttattatatttcaaaaataaaccattatattatattatttattctcataaataggtaaacaagtggacgtggcgtttctcgtatacatgcacaagctgactgtacaaaggcatgtacgctcgaagcatcttttagtatacaaaccccaacatgTATGTGTAGTTTAAACTTGTGCGTGCGCGCATGCATGTGCATTGTGAGTGAGTATTtgtgtgtgtagtgtttgGAATTTActtttacaattattaaaatttctaaaattttagttttattataaaatctactccttctgtcccataaaaatagggaCATTTGAGACGCGAGAATAATAcataattagttaaaatagtgttagtgttTAATGGTGGCCCTAtggtataaattgtaaataaattcatgTACTATGGATAATGAATTGGGGAgaacttttcataaatgaaaatgagctATTTTTTGGGGGACGAATGTAAAAGAAAAGTGTCAatattttatgggacaaaagggagtataaattataatattgaaacgatattgaattgaaatgtAATATAGGatgaaaatctaaaataagaataaagaaaaatgaaattgaatgaccTTTCTTTGGCTAAATAGAAGGAATTGATATTCACATGTGGAATGGGATGAAAGTAGGAATATTAtcccattccatcataccaagcatgATCTtagaatttaacaaaattgtacaatatattatccttaaaaaatagacaaacttGTAAATGATACGGGTTTCAACGtgcaattgataaagtaagacgggtgagaaaaagtaagagagagagagagagagagagagaggtaaTAGGTAGTGGAAGTAGTAGTGAATTGTGGATTCCACATTATTGGTGGTGTGTAATTGGTTAAAAACTTTTGATATTTAGacttgatttaattttggaggacgacccaaaatgataaaactaatctactccctccgtcccggagtattagactcacttcttttgggcacatgatttaaggaattgatatttaaatagttaaagtggagagagtaaagtataagagagggaaaaagtaggggagagaagagagaaaaaagtaggtggacaataaaataagatagatacttttgctaaaaaaggaaacgagtctaatatgttgggacatcccaaaaaggaaagttggtctaataccttgggacggagggagtattttttaaggacggatgaaatattatattatattacttCAATTCAATATCATCtcacttttataatttttagattttatgataaaagtaaaattttagaattttttataagtaatttttttttctaaacactacacacactaatAGGTGAGATGTATAATCTTTTCATTCACCTACCTACTTATAAACATATTGGCTGAGGTGATTGATGATGTGTTACACTGCTTAGGTATGGTTTTACTGATATGATCATGGAAGTCGTGCATCAAGTATTTTATATACAGTTGGATTCAACCAGTGTTCAGCCTATTAAGATGACCTCCAAATGCTCTGAAAATGCCACCAAtgtcttcgtcttcgaaagagcttcatGTGGGTACcttgcacgcctcaatcggagtcaagcaatataatttcaaaatattgtagtcatattatattacagatttatactccctccgtttcgctatagttgaggcggaacttttggGTACGGAGTTTTAGAtatgaatgttgggtgtgttaaataaatagataaaaaaagtaagagagaggaaaatgtagagagaataaagtataaagtgaatagagtagagagaataaagtaagggtgaataaaatagagagaataaagtaagagagagtaaagtaagaaagagaaaaaaattaccaaatatggaaatgactcaactataaagaaacttcctgaaatggtaaaatgactcaactatgacgaaacggaggaagtacgTTAATATCTTACTTTTATTGAAACTTATACATTaagtttttacttttattgaaaactagcaaaagtaattaatgcataactttaatttaaatttgaaaaataaaaagagagaaaattctAATTTGAAAAATGGATGAGGCTAGAGGAGTAATATAATCTAATCTCGTGTTGTTGATTATGTGTGGTTTGTTTAGCACTTAGTCTAATTTAGTTAGGAACTCGCATGGACTCATGGGTGTGGATTTGGGGATTGTGGTGTGTTACAGTCTTACAGACTaatagtcatattttatttaagtggtttataatattttattatataatactctataatttaattaatgcatactccctccattataaatttacggatattataaattttatattttaaaatttcactaCGACTTtatggattaattattaatttataaaataataattattatttattattatataatttatactccctacgtcccacaaaagatgtcacacttgtgaaacggcacgagattttaggaggttttgttttgtgtgttaaatggaaagagaaaatataatttttatattaatgtgagagagaaatttttctaaaaagggaaatgtgacattttttgtgggacaaactaaaaaggaatgtGTGACATCTTctgtaggacggagggagtattatataattatactttaattatttaataaattattaattattattatgaaatattataaaatatagttataattagagttattttaattacagtttattttactaaaattaagtatgatttataattttaaattattttaaaaatattgtaattaataatattaataaaataagactatATTGCATTAATACCTAAAAATAGTTAGGATTCAAAATCTTAGAAAGTTATACTAATTTTCCTTGTTCCTaggattctgattactttctcagattgattaaaaatcaaaacaaatataggaatttaaaatttaatgaatgaGATTACTTTTCTAAACAGAATCCTAGCAATCAAACATAACCTTTCTATTTTTGCTTTCATCC
The nucleotide sequence above comes from Salvia hispanica cultivar TCC Black 2014 chromosome 5, UniMelb_Shisp_WGS_1.0, whole genome shotgun sequence. Encoded proteins:
- the LOC125186749 gene encoding proteasome subunit beta type-6, which produces MDSIYNDLNAPHSMGTTIIGVTYDGGVVLGADSRTSTGMYVANRASDKITQLTDNVYICRSGSAADSQVLSDYVRYYLHQHTIQLGQPATVKVAANLVRMVSYNNKNMLQTGLIVGGWDKYEGGKIYGIPLGGTLLEQPFTIGGSGSSYLYGFFDQVWKEGMTQDEAEKLVVKAVSLAIARDGASGGVVRTVTINKDGVSRKFYPGNTLPLWHEELEAKDSLLDILSAASPEPMVS